One genomic segment of Thermodesulfobacterium sp. TA1 includes these proteins:
- the fsa gene encoding fructose-6-phosphate aldolase, with protein sequence MKIFVDTAKIEEIRKVKEWGILDGVTTNPTLLSQTGKPWKEAAIEILKEVPDLPVSLEVLATDFEGMVKEAKELAKMGDNVVIKIPFTVEGIKAVQALAAEEIPTNVTLVFTPMQALIAAKAGATYVSPFVGRIDDISYDGISVLEEILQIYAAYGFETEIIAASIRHVDHVRKCALLGVDIATIPFKVIEQMFKHPLTDIGLTKFLEDAKKANISIL encoded by the coding sequence ATGAAAATCTTTGTTGACACCGCTAAAATCGAAGAAATAAGAAAGGTTAAAGAATGGGGAATTCTCGACGGAGTGACCACCAACCCTACCCTTCTTTCTCAAACAGGTAAACCCTGGAAAGAGGCTGCCATTGAAATTTTAAAAGAGGTACCTGATTTACCTGTGTCTTTAGAGGTTTTAGCTACAGACTTTGAAGGCATGGTTAAAGAGGCCAAAGAACTTGCCAAGATGGGAGACAATGTGGTAATCAAAATCCCTTTTACCGTTGAGGGGATAAAAGCGGTTCAAGCCTTAGCTGCAGAAGAAATTCCTACTAATGTTACGCTGGTCTTTACCCCTATGCAGGCCCTTATTGCCGCGAAAGCCGGAGCTACCTATGTTTCTCCTTTTGTAGGAAGGATAGATGATATCTCTTATGATGGTATTTCTGTATTAGAGGAAATACTTCAGATTTATGCAGCTTATGGGTTTGAAACCGAGATCATTGCCGCAAGCATACGTCATGTAGACCACGTAAGAAAATGTGCCCTTTTAGGGGTTGATATTGCAACCATTCCTTTTAAAGTAATAGAACAGATGTTTAAACACCCTCTTACTGATATAGGCCTTACCAAGTTTTTAGAAGATGCTAAAAAAGCTAACATTTCTATCTTATAA
- a CDS encoding argininosuccinate synthase, with product MPKKIVLAYSGGLDTSVILKWLIEKYQCPVVAFCADLGQEEDWEEIKQKGLNCGAEKVIIKDLKEEFVKDYVFFAIKAGARYEDWYLMGTSLARPLIAKEQVKIALEEGADAVAHGATGKGNDQVRFELTYSALAPQLKVIAPWREWDFKGRQDLIAYAQKHGIPVPVTPEKPYSIDANLFHISYEGGILEDLWTEPPEDMFLMTLSPEKAPDTPEYVEIEFEKGEPVAVNGERLSPAALLKKLNELGGKHGVGRVDMVENRFVGLKSRGIYETPGGTILHIAHRALEQITLDREVMRLKDSLMPKIAELIYYGFWFSPEFQTLKALIEQTQERVSGTIRLKLYKGNVIVAGRKSPNSLYKKHLVSFEEKEGYNPKDAEGFIRLQGLRLKIYNLSEEEGL from the coding sequence ATGCCTAAGAAAATAGTTTTAGCTTATTCTGGGGGGCTTGATACTTCAGTAATTTTAAAGTGGCTTATAGAAAAGTATCAATGTCCTGTAGTGGCCTTTTGTGCAGACCTTGGTCAAGAAGAAGATTGGGAAGAAATCAAACAAAAAGGTCTTAACTGTGGTGCAGAAAAGGTTATCATAAAGGACTTAAAAGAAGAATTTGTTAAAGACTATGTATTTTTTGCTATAAAGGCAGGTGCAAGGTACGAAGACTGGTATCTTATGGGAACATCTCTTGCACGTCCGCTTATTGCTAAAGAACAAGTAAAGATCGCCCTTGAGGAAGGGGCGGATGCAGTAGCCCATGGAGCAACCGGTAAAGGAAACGACCAGGTAAGGTTTGAGCTTACCTATTCAGCCCTTGCCCCTCAGCTTAAAGTTATTGCCCCTTGGAGGGAATGGGATTTCAAGGGAAGACAAGACTTGATAGCTTATGCCCAAAAACATGGTATCCCTGTTCCTGTCACCCCAGAAAAACCTTATAGTATAGATGCTAACCTTTTTCATATAAGTTATGAAGGTGGTATCTTAGAAGACCTCTGGACTGAACCACCAGAGGATATGTTTCTTATGACCCTTTCTCCTGAAAAGGCCCCCGATACCCCTGAATATGTAGAGATAGAATTTGAAAAAGGAGAGCCGGTGGCGGTTAACGGAGAAAGATTAAGCCCTGCTGCTCTTTTAAAGAAACTAAACGAATTGGGTGGGAAGCATGGTGTCGGTAGGGTTGATATGGTGGAAAATAGGTTTGTAGGGTTAAAAAGCAGAGGCATCTATGAAACGCCAGGGGGTACCATTTTGCATATAGCCCATAGGGCTTTAGAACAGATTACCCTTGATAGAGAAGTAATGAGACTTAAAGACAGCCTCATGCCTAAAATAGCAGAGCTTATCTATTATGGATTTTGGTTTAGTCCTGAGTTTCAAACCCTAAAGGCTCTGATAGAACAAACCCAAGAAAGAGTCTCAGGAACAATAAGGCTTAAACTCTATAAAGGAAACGTAATAGTAGCCGGTAGAAAAAGCCCTAACAGTTTGTATAAAAAACATTTGGTAAGTTTTGAAGAAAAAGAGGGATATAACCCTAAAGATGCAGAAGGTTTTATAAGACTTCAGGGATTAAGATTAAAAATTTACAACCTATCGGAGGAGGAAGGACTATGA
- a CDS encoding MTH1187 family thiamine-binding protein, which translates to MGISIFPLDKGESVSSYVARAVEIIERSNHPYVMTPMETVIETETMEEALKIAEECFKALEKDCNRIIVNIKIDYRKGKSGRIKSKIESVEKKLGRSVSKV; encoded by the coding sequence ATGGGAATTAGCATTTTTCCGTTAGATAAAGGTGAGAGTGTAAGCTCCTATGTAGCCAGAGCTGTAGAGATTATCGAACGTTCAAACCATCCCTATGTAATGACCCCGATGGAAACGGTAATAGAAACAGAGACCATGGAAGAGGCCTTAAAAATCGCTGAAGAGTGTTTTAAGGCTTTAGAAAAGGACTGCAACCGTATCATAGTTAACATTAAAATCGATTATAGAAAGGGAAAATCAGGCCGTATCAAAAGTAAAATAGAATCGGTAGAAAAGAAACTCGGAAGATCAGTAAGTAAAGTCTAA
- a CDS encoding radical SAM protein, translating into MDYTKFEKNFFRKKWTGRTSIALVFPNHYAVGMSNLGFLYVYQRLNLYQEIVCERVFLPEKNQKLRSVESFRPLKDFDLILFSVPFEVDYINVLKILKDGELGLDPIQRKQPVLAGGVATWLNPEPLSPFIDAFLLGEWEEMEPQIIPLLVEYSQDKKTLLKHLSFLPFVYLPSQRNSQKIKVLKTKNPTQVVYSTLISEKATFSETYLIEVAKGCGRACRFCAAGFVYRPPRSYPEEVLSEVIENIPENSKVGIIGLEFANKQEILKFGQKLLEKGCTLTFSSLRIDALNEDFLALLKGTKSIAIAPETASPRLKRVINKNLTEEEIFEALEKFQEKGLKNIKFYFMLGLPFETQEDLEETTKFIKKLLAQGFHLNFSFTFSFFVPKPHTPFQWTEFLGLKVLKEKERWIKKELRQVKNLKVEPPEEALLQTLIARGNKDLKDFLLSLAEGKNLKKALKILPKVSEFLRPEGSLKISFPWDKIDLGVKKEYLWREWQRAKELKLTGFCKPETCKLCGACDKKKV; encoded by the coding sequence ATGGATTATACCAAGTTTGAAAAAAATTTTTTCCGAAAAAAATGGACCGGAAGGACCTCTATAGCCTTGGTGTTTCCTAACCATTATGCCGTAGGAATGTCTAATTTAGGCTTTCTCTATGTTTATCAAAGACTAAACCTTTATCAAGAAATAGTCTGCGAGCGGGTATTCTTACCAGAAAAAAACCAAAAACTGAGGTCTGTAGAAAGCTTTAGGCCTCTTAAGGATTTTGACCTTATCCTTTTTTCTGTGCCCTTTGAGGTAGATTATATAAACGTATTAAAAATCTTAAAAGACGGAGAACTTGGCTTAGACCCTATCCAAAGAAAACAACCTGTTTTAGCAGGAGGGGTGGCTACTTGGTTAAACCCAGAGCCTCTTTCACCTTTTATAGATGCCTTTTTACTTGGTGAATGGGAAGAAATGGAACCTCAAATAATCCCCCTCTTGGTAGAATATTCTCAAGACAAAAAAACATTGCTTAAACATTTAAGTTTTTTACCTTTTGTCTACCTTCCCTCTCAACGAAATTCCCAAAAAATAAAGGTTTTAAAAACCAAAAATCCAACTCAGGTAGTATATTCCACCCTTATCAGTGAAAAAGCCACCTTCTCAGAAACCTATTTGATAGAGGTAGCCAAAGGCTGTGGAAGGGCTTGCAGGTTTTGTGCTGCAGGGTTTGTCTACCGACCTCCCAGAAGTTATCCAGAAGAAGTTCTGTCTGAAGTGATAGAAAACATACCAGAAAATTCTAAAGTAGGGATAATAGGGCTTGAGTTTGCTAATAAACAAGAAATCCTTAAGTTTGGACAAAAACTCTTAGAAAAAGGATGCACCCTTACTTTTTCTTCCTTAAGAATAGACGCTTTAAACGAAGATTTTTTAGCCCTTTTAAAAGGCACCAAAAGTATAGCGATTGCCCCAGAGACAGCCTCTCCAAGGTTAAAAAGGGTCATAAACAAAAACCTTACAGAAGAAGAGATTTTTGAGGCCTTAGAGAAGTTTCAAGAAAAAGGATTAAAAAACATCAAATTCTATTTTATGTTAGGCTTGCCTTTTGAGACCCAAGAAGACTTAGAAGAAACCACCAAGTTTATAAAAAAGCTCCTTGCTCAGGGTTTTCACCTCAACTTTTCTTTTACGTTTTCTTTTTTTGTGCCCAAACCTCATACTCCCTTTCAGTGGACTGAATTCTTAGGATTAAAAGTGCTTAAAGAAAAGGAAAGGTGGATAAAAAAAGAACTGAGACAGGTCAAAAACCTAAAGGTTGAACCTCCTGAAGAAGCCCTTTTACAAACCTTGATAGCAAGAGGAAACAAAGATTTAAAAGATTTTTTACTTAGTTTGGCTGAAGGGAAAAATCTTAAAAAAGCCCTAAAGATTCTACCTAAGGTCTCAGAATTTTTACGTCCTGAAGGGTCGTTAAAGATCTCCTTTCCCTGGGATAAAATCGATTTAGGAGTAAAAAAAGAATATCTCTGGAGAGAATGGCAAAGGGCTAAAGAGTTAAAATTAACCGGTTTTTGCAAACCTGAAACCTGCAAACTCTGTGGAGCCTGTGATAAAAAGAAAGTTTAA
- the kdsA gene encoding 3-deoxy-8-phosphooctulonate synthase — protein sequence MKEKFLIIAGPCVLEDLDLALFIAKELKALTTKHGFEYVFKASFDKANRTSIFSYRGPGLEKGLAWLYEVKIKVGVSVTTDVHETWQVKPVAEVVDIIQIPAFLCRQTDLVVEAAKTGKTVNIKKGQFVSPWDMKYAVEKAKQFNPKEVWATERGYTFGYRNLVVDFRSIPILQGFSDKVIFDATHSVQLPGGGEGKSGGEREFIPYLMRASVAVGVDGIFMEVHPDPEKALCDGPNSLPLAWLEPLFSQIKDLRTVVEKHGISSRSTKKS from the coding sequence ATGAAGGAGAAGTTTTTAATCATAGCAGGGCCTTGTGTTTTAGAAGACCTTGATTTAGCCCTTTTTATAGCCAAGGAATTAAAAGCTTTAACTACTAAACATGGTTTTGAGTATGTATTTAAGGCCTCTTTTGATAAGGCTAACAGAACCTCTATTTTTTCTTATCGTGGTCCTGGGCTTGAGAAAGGTCTTGCCTGGCTTTATGAAGTAAAAATTAAAGTAGGTGTATCTGTTACTACGGATGTGCATGAAACTTGGCAGGTTAAACCTGTAGCAGAAGTAGTAGATATTATTCAAATACCTGCTTTCCTTTGTCGACAAACTGATTTAGTGGTAGAGGCAGCTAAAACAGGTAAAACCGTAAACATCAAAAAAGGTCAGTTTGTATCTCCCTGGGACATGAAATATGCGGTAGAAAAAGCTAAGCAGTTTAACCCAAAGGAGGTTTGGGCAACCGAAAGAGGTTATACCTTCGGATATAGGAATTTGGTGGTAGATTTTAGAAGTATACCTATTTTGCAGGGATTTAGTGATAAGGTTATCTTTGATGCCACCCATAGCGTTCAGCTTCCTGGAGGAGGAGAGGGGAAGTCAGGAGGAGAAAGAGAGTTTATCCCTTATTTAATGAGGGCCTCGGTTGCGGTAGGGGTAGATGGTATTTTCATGGAGGTGCATCCAGACCCAGAAAAGGCTCTTTGTGATGGACCTAACTCATTGCCTCTTGCTTGGTTAGAACCATTATTTTCTCAAATTAAAGACTTAAGAACTGTGGTAGAAAAACATGGAATTTCCTCAAGAAGTACTAAAAAAAGCTAA
- a CDS encoding HAD family hydrolase, with product MEFPQEVLKKAKKIKLLLLDVDGVLTDGRIIITSEGEEVKHFNVLDGMGIKLLQKIGVEVAILSSRFSQVTQHRAKELGILLVSQGELSKITIYEKIKQEKGIKDEEIAYVGDDWIDLPVLKRVGLAIGVPNGWPPVNDYVDYVTKLPGGKGAVREVCDLILKAKGKWQDLLQSYLS from the coding sequence ATGGAATTTCCTCAAGAAGTACTAAAAAAAGCTAAAAAGATTAAACTTCTTTTATTAGATGTAGACGGAGTTCTTACCGATGGTAGGATTATTATTACCAGTGAGGGAGAAGAGGTTAAACATTTTAACGTGCTTGACGGAATGGGAATAAAACTCTTACAAAAAATAGGGGTTGAAGTAGCCATACTTTCAAGCAGGTTTTCTCAGGTAACCCAACATCGAGCCAAAGAATTAGGGATCCTTCTTGTGTCCCAAGGAGAGCTATCTAAAATAACCATCTATGAAAAGATCAAACAAGAAAAAGGTATAAAAGACGAAGAGATAGCCTATGTAGGAGACGATTGGATAGACCTTCCGGTTTTAAAAAGGGTGGGGCTGGCTATAGGGGTTCCTAACGGATGGCCTCCAGTAAACGATTATGTAGACTATGTTACCAAACTTCCTGGAGGAAAAGGAGCGGTAAGAGAGGTTTGTGACCTCATCTTAAAGGCTAAAGGAAAATGGCAAGATTTGTTGCAATCCTATTTATCCTGA
- the lptC gene encoding LPS export ABC transporter periplasmic protein LptC — protein MARFVAILFILSLFLGSNGLSQDFSIVAKDLEYSFYGKEGFLWKLKASFFKRDKEGSFLAEGLNVVSPTKGINISSKRGYYYPKEDKMVFQGNVKLITNDHGEVYTEELIFFPKKNYLFTEREVLVKKKGMMVKGQGMTYQIDQGNFKVQGRAQFQMSL, from the coding sequence ATGGCAAGATTTGTTGCAATCCTATTTATCCTGAGTTTATTCTTAGGTTCAAACGGTCTGTCCCAAGATTTTAGTATCGTAGCTAAAGACTTAGAGTATAGTTTTTACGGTAAAGAAGGTTTTCTTTGGAAGCTTAAGGCTTCATTTTTTAAACGCGACAAAGAGGGGAGCTTTTTAGCAGAAGGTTTAAATGTGGTTAGCCCAACCAAAGGGATAAACATTTCCTCTAAACGGGGATATTATTATCCTAAGGAAGACAAAATGGTTTTTCAGGGGAACGTAAAATTAATTACCAACGACCATGGAGAGGTATACACCGAAGAATTAATTTTTTTTCCTAAAAAAAACTATCTTTTTACCGAAAGAGAGGTATTGGTAAAGAAAAAAGGGATGATGGTTAAAGGACAGGGGATGACCTATCAGATAGACCAAGGAAATTTTAAAGTGCAGGGTAGGGCTCAATTTCAGATGAGTCTCTAA
- the radC gene encoding DNA repair protein RadC — protein sequence MTEEKTYRQKILVEAYEKAKGHRARVKERFLKEGPERFTDEDLLELLLMFSLPYRDTRKLARTLLNHYKTLDQVLDAPLEELKTFKGLKEKAVLPLKVINEVARRYLKTKALKTEYLRSPQEVYEYLRYELQNLDREVLKVLFLDAKSKVLGVETLFEGTLHESAVYPREIFKKTLEKKALSIVLVHNHPSGDPTPSREDLVLTKRLILAGELLQIKVLDHVIIGKNGYYSMAEKGDIERLKAEIRREIL from the coding sequence ATGACTGAAGAAAAGACTTATCGTCAGAAAATCTTAGTAGAGGCTTATGAAAAAGCCAAGGGACACAGAGCAAGAGTAAAAGAGCGATTTCTTAAAGAAGGGCCAGAAAGGTTTACTGACGAAGACCTGCTTGAACTTCTTTTGATGTTTAGTCTTCCTTATCGAGATACTCGAAAACTTGCCAGAACCCTTCTTAATCATTATAAGACCTTAGACCAGGTGCTTGATGCCCCGTTAGAGGAGCTAAAAACGTTTAAAGGTTTAAAAGAAAAGGCTGTTCTTCCGCTAAAGGTTATAAACGAGGTTGCAAGAAGGTACCTTAAAACTAAAGCTTTAAAAACCGAATATCTTAGGTCTCCTCAAGAGGTATACGAATACCTTCGCTATGAATTACAAAACCTTGACCGAGAGGTGCTAAAGGTGCTTTTTCTTGATGCTAAGTCTAAGGTATTAGGGGTGGAAACCCTTTTTGAGGGTACCTTACATGAAAGCGCGGTTTACCCAAGGGAGATTTTTAAAAAAACTTTAGAAAAAAAGGCCTTATCGATCGTCCTTGTACATAACCATCCTTCAGGAGACCCAACCCCTTCAAGGGAAGATTTGGTCCTTACCAAAAGACTTATTTTAGCTGGGGAGCTTCTTCAGATAAAGGTTCTTGACCATGTTATTATAGGGAAGAACGGATATTACAGTATGGCTGAAAAGGGTGATATAGAAAGACTTAAGGCTGAGATAAGGAGAGAGATTTTATGA
- the ispH gene encoding 4-hydroxy-3-methylbut-2-enyl diphosphate reductase, with the protein MKIKIAKKAGFCMGVRRAVNLVLKALNEEKSNIYTYGPLIHNPQTLKLLDTFGVKVLKDLNNDLPQGVVVIRAHGVPPKDYKILSQKHKVIDGTCPRVLKVQALAKKAVSEGKEVVIIGDKDHAEVKGILGYCEGKGYVISSEEDLTTLPPLKEYVILSQTTQDERLFNLLAKKIISLYPNGEIINTICNATEVRQNEVRNLCKDCSAIVVIGGKFSANTNRLAEVAKKENKQVFLVESPEELPWEEIKKHKIIGITAGASTPNWLINEVVDYIKAKTSFFYNLLKILCFTSTTLSLTFLTVFLGILAAIKHPFNLQFLYLALFVWSFTTLRYLLNQRLLKDTFRFFLPIKHKFLSQHEKGLLGFMVLAGILALVAGILYKSRILSLAIVLLLIDLLTYRTSLTFLWEALFLSSLTLYLYPFWSLNFGLIFLQGLLVIFYLKLYLEIVYFQTDGFLPKNFFLSTLSYEPKKIFKVLNLIVLVGVLLTFFSAFLDLKFGLFFIVWGVAYFLSLVVKKRPLGQVVYLEILVTLVSLIFLVCGFLIRGLG; encoded by the coding sequence ATGAAGATAAAGATCGCTAAAAAGGCTGGTTTTTGCATGGGAGTAAGACGGGCGGTTAATTTGGTGTTAAAAGCTTTAAACGAGGAAAAGTCTAACATTTACACCTATGGTCCCTTGATACATAATCCCCAAACGTTGAAATTACTTGATACCTTTGGAGTAAAAGTGTTAAAAGACCTCAATAACGACCTTCCACAAGGGGTGGTGGTTATACGTGCCCACGGAGTTCCACCCAAAGATTATAAAATTTTATCACAAAAACATAAAGTAATAGACGGAACCTGCCCAAGGGTGCTTAAGGTCCAAGCGTTGGCTAAAAAGGCAGTTTCTGAAGGAAAAGAAGTGGTTATCATAGGAGATAAAGACCATGCAGAGGTTAAAGGTATTCTTGGTTACTGCGAAGGTAAGGGATATGTGATTTCTTCTGAAGAAGACTTAACGACCCTCCCTCCACTTAAAGAATATGTTATCCTTTCTCAAACCACCCAGGATGAAAGGCTTTTTAACCTTCTTGCTAAAAAGATTATCTCTCTTTATCCCAACGGAGAAATTATTAATACCATCTGTAATGCTACAGAGGTAAGGCAAAACGAGGTAAGAAATCTTTGTAAAGATTGCTCAGCTATAGTGGTAATAGGCGGAAAGTTTAGTGCAAACACCAACCGTTTAGCAGAGGTAGCTAAAAAAGAAAATAAACAGGTATTTTTGGTTGAAAGTCCTGAGGAATTACCTTGGGAAGAGATAAAAAAACATAAAATAATAGGTATTACTGCAGGAGCCTCAACTCCTAACTGGTTGATAAACGAGGTTGTAGATTATATAAAAGCAAAGACTTCTTTTTTTTATAACTTATTGAAAATCTTATGTTTTACTTCAACCACTTTATCTTTAACCTTTCTTACGGTTTTTCTCGGTATTTTGGCAGCGATTAAACATCCGTTTAATCTTCAATTTCTTTATCTTGCCTTGTTTGTTTGGAGTTTTACTACTTTAAGATATCTTTTAAACCAAAGACTTTTAAAGGATACCTTTAGGTTTTTCCTCCCGATAAAACATAAATTTCTTTCTCAACACGAGAAAGGTCTTTTAGGGTTTATGGTGTTAGCAGGAATTTTGGCTTTAGTTGCAGGGATTTTATATAAATCGAGAATACTAAGCTTAGCCATAGTCCTTTTGCTTATAGACCTTCTTACCTATCGTACTTCATTAACCTTTCTCTGGGAGGCTCTTTTCTTATCGTCCCTTACTCTTTATCTATATCCTTTTTGGAGTTTAAATTTTGGACTTATTTTTTTGCAAGGCCTTTTGGTGATTTTTTATTTAAAGCTTTATTTAGAAATAGTCTATTTTCAGACAGATGGGTTTTTACCCAAAAACTTTTTTCTTTCCACCCTTTCTTATGAACCTAAAAAAATTTTTAAGGTTTTAAACTTGATCGTTTTAGTTGGGGTTTTACTTACCTTTTTCTCGGCTTTTTTAGACCTTAAGTTTGGGTTGTTTTTTATCGTGTGGGGAGTAGCCTATTTTCTTAGTTTAGTGGTCAAAAAAAGACCCCTTGGTCAGGTGGTTTATCTGGAGATTTTGGTAACTTTGGTTTCTTTGATTTTTTTAGTTTGTGGATTTTTGATAAGAGGATTAGGTTAG
- the tadA gene encoding tRNA adenosine(34) deaminase TadA, with product MFDEKDKIFMEEALKEAFKAFEEEEVPVGAVVVSPNGEIIGRGRNQILKQNDPTAHAEILAIKEACQRVGNFRLLGCKVYVTLEPCPMCAYALVLARIEELIFATKDEKTGACISLYQITNDPRLNHRIKVREGLLQEKAAELLRSFFKAKRETTK from the coding sequence ATGTTTGATGAAAAGGATAAAATTTTTATGGAAGAAGCCTTAAAAGAGGCTTTTAAGGCTTTTGAGGAAGAGGAGGTGCCTGTTGGTGCGGTTGTTGTGTCTCCTAACGGAGAAATTATAGGTAGAGGAAGAAACCAAATTTTAAAACAAAACGACCCCACTGCCCATGCTGAAATTTTAGCTATAAAAGAGGCTTGCCAAAGAGTAGGGAATTTCAGACTTTTAGGCTGCAAAGTTTATGTTACCCTTGAGCCTTGTCCGATGTGTGCCTATGCGTTAGTCCTTGCCAGGATAGAAGAATTGATCTTTGCTACAAAGGATGAAAAAACAGGGGCTTGTATAAGCCTTTATCAAATCACCAACGACCCAAGATTAAACCATAGAATTAAGGTAAGAGAAGGCTTATTACAAGAAAAGGCAGCAGAACTGCTTAGAAGTTTTTTTAAAGCAAAAAGAGAAACTACAAAGTAA
- a CDS encoding GGDEF domain-containing protein gives MIKNLVTINPETNIVDLIYNFIDKEIGSVLVVNQKHEPIHIITLRDLPKIFLVSPAPNTVSEALQALGKDKKTLITINGESSLFEAITLMHRFNISHLPVVDNTYKLIGMVSLKDIIKSMPNLIYIDHLTELNNRLYLDLILPKIMKTQSSIGFLMIDIDNFKNINDTYGHLIGDEVLKAVATTLRKNVKISDEVIRYGGEEFLVMLYRCDLEKVKMVGERLRQRVEEIKLEKYPDLKITVSIGGSEYNGEKEIMECISLADQALYKAKRLGKNRVEVLTLENKGNCCEIPLTL, from the coding sequence ATGATCAAAAATTTAGTTACAATTAATCCTGAGACAAATATCGTGGACTTAATCTATAATTTTATAGATAAAGAAATCGGAAGTGTTTTGGTGGTAAATCAAAAACACGAACCGATACACATTATAACTCTAAGAGACTTGCCAAAAATTTTTCTTGTTTCTCCTGCTCCTAATACTGTATCTGAGGCACTTCAAGCCTTAGGAAAAGACAAAAAAACACTTATTACGATTAACGGTGAATCATCCCTTTTTGAAGCTATAACCCTTATGCATCGGTTTAATATCAGTCACCTTCCGGTAGTTGATAACACCTATAAACTTATAGGGATGGTAAGTCTAAAAGATATTATAAAGTCTATGCCTAATCTTATCTATATCGACCATCTTACCGAACTAAACAACAGACTTTACCTTGATTTAATCTTACCCAAAATTATGAAAACTCAAAGCTCTATCGGATTTCTTATGATAGACATAGACAACTTTAAAAACATCAACGATACCTATGGTCATTTGATAGGGGATGAGGTTCTAAAAGCAGTTGCTACGACTTTAAGAAAAAACGTAAAAATTAGTGATGAGGTGATAAGATACGGAGGAGAAGAATTCTTAGTGATGCTTTATAGATGTGATTTAGAAAAGGTAAAGATGGTAGGAGAAAGACTAAGACAAAGGGTTGAAGAAATAAAACTTGAGAAGTATCCTGACCTTAAAATAACTGTAAGTATCGGTGGTAGCGAATATAATGGAGAGAAAGAAATAATGGAATGCATTTCCTTGGCTGACCAAGCCCTTTATAAGGCAAAACGTTTAGGTAAAAACCGAGTAGAAGTTTTAACCTTAGAAAATAAGGGCAACTGTTGCGAAATACCCCTTACTTTGTAG
- a CDS encoding flavin reductase family protein: MKFYRALHPRPAVIIGSGNFKEGEVNLMACSWITPISVEPPTIGFACADKHYTRELIDKHQAFSVILTEDYGLIFKVGSTKGRETDKIKAFNIKIKPSPNLNLPLLEEGMAMFECKVRERLLVGDHLFYVGEVLYWEAKDFEEEGFKEFWKLPLHRSGKSFVFCAKQVFIAE, translated from the coding sequence ATGAAGTTTTATAGGGCTCTTCATCCAAGACCGGCTGTAATCATAGGGAGCGGGAATTTTAAAGAAGGAGAAGTAAATCTTATGGCTTGTTCCTGGATAACCCCTATTTCGGTTGAACCCCCTACCATCGGTTTTGCCTGTGCAGATAAACATTATACAAGAGAGCTTATCGATAAACATCAAGCTTTTTCGGTAATTTTAACAGAGGATTATGGGCTTATCTTTAAGGTAGGGTCTACTAAAGGTAGAGAAACCGATAAAATCAAAGCTTTTAACATCAAAATCAAGCCGAGTCCTAATCTTAACCTACCGTTATTAGAGGAAGGTATGGCCATGTTTGAATGTAAAGTAAGAGAAAGATTGCTTGTAGGAGACCATCTGTTTTATGTAGGAGAGGTGTTATATTGGGAGGCCAAAGACTTTGAAGAAGAGGGATTTAAAGAATTTTGGAAATTACCTTTGCACAGGTCAGGCAAGTCCTTTGTGTTTTGTGCAAAACAGGTTTTTATAGCAGAATAA
- a CDS encoding BFD-like (2Fe-2S) protein, whose protein sequence is MSELVCYCFGFSKEDILRDVKENQGRSEILGFIVDKKRKGQCECHIRNPKGT, encoded by the coding sequence ATGTCAGAATTAGTGTGCTATTGTTTTGGTTTTTCTAAAGAAGACATCCTAAGAGATGTAAAAGAAAATCAAGGTCGGTCTGAGATTTTAGGGTTTATCGTAGATAAAAAAAGGAAAGGTCAATGCGAATGCCATATTAGAAACCCCAAAGGCACCTGA